GGGTTTGTTCCCATATTTTTATTACCATAAAACAGGTTATTCGATTCGGGGCTTAGGCTGTTAAGCGTAATATTTACAACATCACCCCTTTTTATCAACACCTGTTGATCCTGCGATTTGTTTACTGTAGCAGTCTCGGCCATATTACTAAAGTAAACCAGATCGCGGCGGGCTGCACAGCCAGATAACATCATCAATGACACAATACAGCTAATTATCATTATTCTTATCATCTTTTAGTTTATCAAAAGGCTTATGATTTGTTCCTGTTTGATAAACTAAAATTACCCGATTGAGGTTCAACAACATAGCATTTTTAATGATTGAAAATAAATTGTAAACCTGGCCGGTTTAGTTTACAAAACATGTAAAACAAAAGTCGTGGTCATGTGCAGGCCGTGTAAACCCGTTGTAAAAAATTATCATTTTTGAGCTATTTATTACCGCTGCGCTATATAGTTTCAGATGCTAACCGCTGCTGATTTTATAATAATTCGTCTTTTTTTTACCAGTTTGTTAAATAACCGATCGCTAAAAACGCTGTCGTTATCAAATTTGCGTTTTAAGGCGTATGAAGAGTATTGTTCGCAGTAACAGTATCACATAAAAAAAGCAGGCTTACACCTGCTATGTTTATCTTAGTATATTGGGTTGTGAACCTATGCTATCGTCTTAAAATAGCATTGATATCAGCTCATCATAATCTTACTCTACTGTAACTGATTTGGCAAGGTTACGTGGCTGGTCAACATTACAGCCCCTGAGCACGGCGGTATGGTATGCCAGCAGTTGCAAGGGTATAGTTGCCAATAGTGGCAAAAACGCTTCATCTGCGCCAGGTATCTCTATACAATAATCTGCCATGTTTTTCACCGTCACATCGCCCTGGGTAACAATAGCTATTACAATCCCTTTTCGGGCTTTAACCTCCTGGATATTACTTATAACCTTGTCATATGATGAGTTTTGAGTAGCGATGAATACCACTGGCATAGCTTCGTCAATCAACGCTATAGGGCCATGTTTCATTTCTGCCGCCGGGTATCCTTCGGCGTGGATATAGGAGATCTCCTTGAGCTTTAATGCTCCCTCTAACGCCACCGGGAAGCCGCTGCCACGACCAAGGAACAAGCAATTGGAGGCGTCTTTAATTTTCAACGCAATATTTTTTATCAAATCATTATCCTGAAGAAGCGTTTGAATTTTGTCGGGAATTGTTTCAAGTTCAGATAACAAATAAATAAGTTTTGACGACGAGATAGTACCTTTTTGTTGAGCTATATACAAAGCCAATATTGTAAGTACGGTAACTTGCGCCGTAAAAGCTTTTGTTGAGGCTACTCCAATTTCGGGGCCCGCGTGCGTATAAACTCCGGCGTGGGTAATTCGGGGTATAGAAGCGCCAACAACATTGCAGATACCTAAAATTGTGGCACCTTTTTCTTTCGCAATTTCTATCGCGGCCATCGTATCTGCAGTTTCACCGGATTGAGAGATTGCCAATACAACGTCCCTTTCAGTTATTATCGGGTTTCGGTATCTAAATTCCGAAGCATATTCTACCTCAACAGAAACACGCCCATATTCTTCAATCAGGTACTCCCCCGCCAAACCTGCATGCCAGGAAGTACCGCATGCAACAATAATTATCCGGTCAATATTTTTCAGCTTATCAGCGTATTCTTTTAGCCCTCCTAACTCCACTCTGCCAATTTTCGGAAATATACGTCCCCTCATACAATCTGTTACAGAGCGTGGCTGCTCAAATATTTCCTTTAACATAAAATGTTCAAAGCCCCCTTTTTCAAGAGACTCCAACTTCATTTCAAGCTCTTGTATCAATGGTGTCTGGACAACATTATCAAGTTGCTTAACCAATAGTTCGTCACGCTTTATGAGCGCTATTTCATTATCTTTTAAATAGATAACGTTTTTTGTATATGCAATAATCGGTGTTGCGTCCGACGCGATAAAATATTCGCCTTTGCCAACCCCAATAACCAGGGGGCTACCCTTTCGCGCGGCAACTAATTGCCCGGGATTTTCCCGGTCCAAAATCACAATGGCATAAGCACCTATTACGGTATTCAAAGCCAAACGAACAGCCTCCATCAGATCAGTTTGTTCAATATTTTGAATTTCTTCAATCAGGTGAATCAGCACCTCGGTATCCGTTTCAC
The genomic region above belongs to Mucilaginibacter sp. KACC 22773 and contains:
- the glmS gene encoding glutamine--fructose-6-phosphate transaminase (isomerizing); its protein translation is MCGIVAYIGFRDAWPIVINGLKRLEYRGYDSTGIAIINQVGFSIYKKIGKVSSLEAFTEAEDKSGHVAIGHTRWATHGAPSDVNSHPHTSNDNRLHIIHNGIIENYATLKEELINRGHHFKSETDTEVLIHLIEEIQNIEQTDLMEAVRLALNTVIGAYAIVILDRENPGQLVAARKGSPLVIGVGKGEYFIASDATPIIAYTKNVIYLKDNEIALIKRDELLVKQLDNVVQTPLIQELEMKLESLEKGGFEHFMLKEIFEQPRSVTDCMRGRIFPKIGRVELGGLKEYADKLKNIDRIIIVACGTSWHAGLAGEYLIEEYGRVSVEVEYASEFRYRNPIITERDVVLAISQSGETADTMAAIEIAKEKGATILGICNVVGASIPRITHAGVYTHAGPEIGVASTKAFTAQVTVLTILALYIAQQKGTISSSKLIYLLSELETIPDKIQTLLQDNDLIKNIALKIKDASNCLFLGRGSGFPVALEGALKLKEISYIHAEGYPAAEMKHGPIALIDEAMPVVFIATQNSSYDKVISNIQEVKARKGIVIAIVTQGDVTVKNMADYCIEIPGADEAFLPLLATIPLQLLAYHTAVLRGCNVDQPRNLAKSVTVE